A single window of Osmia bicornis bicornis chromosome 14, iOsmBic2.1, whole genome shotgun sequence DNA harbors:
- the LOC114872716 gene encoding RING finger protein nhl-1 isoform X3 → MEQFEQLLTCAICLDRYRNPKLLPCQHSFCMEPCMDGLVDYVRRQVKCPECRAEHRIPYQGVQAFPTNVTLQRFLELHIEITGELPDPTSGQTMERCGVCSEKSYCSLCVHCEKKCCPECKDAHMDILRREITRINSQIRRGLHRLQDALALVEKNTLGLQTNCASVGEEVDEIYRRLSKALKDRTEHLRNEVDRYLGTELRGLIQLKENLELEIANIQSNCDLAEAHINENVPWDDSELLDTKELFLRTVEFIRNFEYEAGDYSRRVRFVMAHDPNQLVLHVAGYGELNIKPETGTGGLLGSSSSLAPPGGSPGLMRSKSDHRLASQYRQQEEERLARNRYVPEYEYDAPDYEAPRNKSRYRSRFMRHRDGDDSDGDSRSTVRFTSTPQESSGLRERVLDTEDAARGPLSGIFRLTDSPRVMKKLQEYERAGKRKKEEPAPHPAQQPQPAKPQVQVRKVPTAMARQTSDDDEISRIKKQNKTTAATPATETVEERPPVQTPTPTHQSPRETPAERETEEPARRPMPARRTSTDTHAPATRSASSDSSTGSESSAGSGIRSTGASFTAEEMKQKYLSRAPSSNSTSAASTPPAAAPATTKDSGNASPATRAFQSRFLGTGNRAAPPPPTQAPAARDETGVKKKEEEDDEDEETSSSSEETESETEEESENDAHTSATASSAATPSVQDRQRSESAMARTDIGPLLARSAEARRGSKEDSPSTRYSSPRGSPAHSVTSPTTTTATATSGAATLTTPAGYTSRFLNKSRSQAAMMANRERERERERERERERERERERERERERERERERERERERERERERERERERDVDTEVESPLSTRSRYAALKERKQRLARSRSSHNFGGDDLDLDEDPPSPTTQSPNAYLAAKYGAGSELARSRSTHALKSREPSPERDRAGTEKDGAALSSWARYLKNKYGNRSAKDKEPSSSTSTIPSSSSATSRRLSLGLPLRHTGQTSFESSDDDQKNPSGSPTSPTAAPVIPAAAGSSTSNGRRSHYLLKRRQLFKFGMRGSEAGCFTWPRGLAVGPDNTIVVADSSNHRVQVLDCNGNFMKEFGTYGSGEGEFDCLAGVAVNRIGQYIIADRYNHRIQVLDPSGRFLRAFGSQGSADGRFNYPWGITTDALGFIYVCDKENHRVQVFQSDGTFVGKFGSCGSGRGQLEHPHYIAVSNTNRVIVSDGNNHRIQIFDVNGRVLTSFGSEGSDEGQFKYPRGVAVDDQGYIVVADSGNNRIQIFSPEGAFLKCFGGWGSGDGEFKGLEGVAVTSTGNIVVCDRENHRVQVF, encoded by the exons ATGGAGCAGTTCGAGCAACTGCTGACGTGCGCGATATGCCTGGACCGATACAGGAACCCGAAGCTTTTACCATGCCAGCACAGCTTCTGCATGGAACCCTGCATGGATGGCCTCGTTGACTACGTGCGTCGCCAGGTGAAATGTCCAGAATGCCGTGCGGAGCATCGTATACCCTACCAG GGTGTGCAGGCGTTCCCGACCAACGTGACCCTGCAACGATTCCTGGAATTGCACATCGAGATCACGGGAGAACTACCGGACCCGACCAGCGGACAAACGATGGAACGGTGCGGGGTTTGCTCGGAGAAAAGCTACTGCTCCCTCTGCGTCCACTGTGAGAAAAAGTGTTGTCCCGAATGCAAGGACGCTCACATGGACATCCTCAGGCGTGAGATTACGCGCATCAATTCCCAG ATACGCAGAGGGTTGCACAGGTTGCAAGACGCGTTGGCTTTGGTGGAAAAAAACACACTTGGTCTGCAAACAAACTGTGCCTCGGTCGGAGAAGAGGTGGACGAGATTTATCGGAGGCTGAGCAAGGCTTTGAAAGACCGTACGGAACATCTGCGTAACGAGGTCGATCGATACCTGGGCACCGAGCTTAGAGGCCTGATTCAGCTCAAAGAGAATCTCGAATTGGAAATCGCGAATATCCAGAGCAACTGCGATCTGGCGGAGGCTCACATCAATGAAAACGTACCATGGGACGATTCGGAGCTTCTCGATACGAAAGAGCTCTTCCTGCGTACGGTGGAATTCATCAG gaacttcgAGTACGAAGCAGGGGATTACAGTCGGCGAGTACGTTTCGTGATGGCTCACGATCCGAACCAGCTGGTCCTTCACGTAGCGGGATACGGCGAGCTGAATATTAAGCCAGAAACCGGAACCGGAGGACTGTTGGGTAGTTCGAGCAGTTTAGCGCCTCCCGGAGGATCTCCCGGTCTCATGAGGAGCAAAAGCGACCATCGGCTCGCTTCTCAATACCGACAACAAGAGGAGGAACGACTCGCGAGAAACCGATACGTCCCTGAATACGA ATACGATGCCCCGGATTATGAAGCACCGAGGAACAAATCGAGGTACAGGAGTCGATTCATGCGACATCGCGACGGAGACGATTCCGACGGCGACTCGAGGTCGACCGTCAGATTCACGTCGACGCCCCAGGAATCGTCGGGGCTTCGCGAACGTGTCCTGGACACGGAAGACGCGGCACGCGGTCCTTTATCCGGGATCTTCCGTCTCACGGACTCGCCGCGTGTTATGAAGAAGCTTCAAGAGTACGAGCGAGCcgggaaaaggaagaaagaggaaCCAGCTCCTCATCCTGCTCAACAACCGCAACCGGCGAAGCCTCAG GTACAGGTCAGAAAAGTGCCGACTGCGATGGCGAGGCAGACCAGCGACGACGATGAGATCTCGAGGATCAAAAAGCAAAACAAAACCACCGCAGCCACACCTGCGACCGAAACGGTGGAGGAACGACCACCAGTCCAGACACCGACACCCACGCACCAATCCCCGAGGGAAACGCCAGCTGAACGAGAAACCGAAGAACCTGCGCGAAGACCAATGCCCGCGAG GAGAACTTCGACGGATACCCACGCGCCTGCGACGAGAAGCGCTTCATCAGACTCGAGCACCGGCTCCGAAAGCTCCGCAGGATCAGGAATCCGCAGCACGGGCGCGTCGTTCACTGCTGAGGAAATGAAGCAGAAGTATCTGTCGAGGGCACCCTCGTCGAATTCAACATCCGCAGCTTCCACCCCGCCAGCTGCTGCACCGGCTACCACCAAAGACTCCGGCAACGCCTCGCCTGCGACGCGAGCTTTTCAGAGTCGTTTTTTAGGCACAG GTAACCGTGCCGCTCCACCGCCACCCACGCAAGCTCCGGCAGCGCGAGACGAGACCGGtgtaaagaaaaaggaggaagaggaTGACGAGGACGAGGAAACGAGCAGCTCCTCGGAGGAGACGGAGTCCGAGACCGAGGAGGAATCGGAAAACGACGCTCATACCTCAGCCACGGCGTCCTCCGCGGCTACGCCGAGCGTCCAGGATCGTCAGAGAAGCGAATCAGCGATGGCGAGGACAGACATCGGTCCCCTGCTAGCTCGCAGCGCCGAGGCACGTCGCGGTAGCAAAGAGGATTCACCGTCCACCAG GTATTCGTCGCCGAGAGGAAGTCCCGCTCACTCGGTGACGAGcccgacgacgacgacggcgacgGCGACGAGCGGCGCGGCGACGTTGACGACACCGGCCGGCTACACCAGCAG GTTCTTGAACAAGAGCAGGAGCCAGGCGGCCATGATGGCGAACCGGGAACGGGAACGGGAACGGGAACGGGAGAGAGAGCGGGAGAGAGAACGGGAGAGAGAACGGGAAAGGGAGAGAGAACGGGAGCGAGAAAGAGAACGCGAACGAGAACGAGAgcgggaaagagaaagagaacggGAGAGAGAACGAGAACGAGACGTGGACACCGAGGTCGAGTCGCCTCTGTCAACGAGGTCACGGTACGCGGCGTTGAAGGAAAGAAAACAACGGCTGGCTCGGTCCAGAAGCTCGCACAACTTCGGCGGCGATGACCTCGACCTCGACGAGGATCCACCCTCCCCGACGACCCAGTCGCCGAACGCTTATTTGGCAGCCAAGTACGGAGCCGGCTCTGAACTGGCCAGAAGTCGGAGCACCCATGCTCTGAAATCGCGTGAGCCAAGCCCGGAACGCGATAGAGCAGGAACCGAGAAGGATGGAGCTGCTCTGAGCTCCTGGGCACGGTACCTGAAGAACAAGTACGGGAATCGTAGCGCCAAAGACAAGGAGCCGTCATCGTCAACCTCGACAATACCATCATCGAG CAGCGCGACCTCGAGAAGGTTATCGCTCGGTCTACCTTTAAGGCACACCGGTCAAACATCCTTCGAATCTTCTGACGACGATCAAAAAAACCCGTCAGGCTCCCCCACGTCCCCTACAGCAGCTCCCGTTATACCCGCGGCAGCAGGTTCCTCCACTAG TAATGGCCGGAGGAGTCACTACTTGCTGAAGCGGCGGCAGCTGTTCAAGTTTGGGATGCGGGGGAGCGAAGCCGGATGCTTTACCTGGCCGAGAGGCCTTGCGGTTGGCCCGGACAACACCATCGTCGTGGCCGACAGCTCTAATCATCGTGTTCAA GTATTGGACTGTAACGGGAACTTCATGAAGGAGTTCGGAACATATGGAAGCGGTGAGGGTGAATTCGATTGCCTCGCCGGGGTGGCCGTGAACAGGATCGGGCAATACATCATCGCGGATCGTTACAACCACCGAATACAGGTTCTCGATCCTTCCGGTCGTTTCCTGAGAGCCTTTGGCTCCCAAGGAAGCGCAGACGGTCGATTTAATTATCCTTGGGGAATCACCACCGATGCTCTTGGATTTATTTATGTGTGCGATAAAGAGAACCATCGCGTCCAG GTGTTTCAATCGGACGGTACGTTCGTGGGCAAATTCGGTTCCTGCGGAAGCGGACGCGGCCAATTGGAGCATCCTCATTACATAGCGGTGAGCAACACGAACCGCGTGATCGTGAGCGACGGGAACAACCACCGTATACAGATTTTCGACGTGAACGGTCGTGTGCTGACCTCCTTCGGATCCGAGGGTTCCGACGAGGGTCAGTTCAAGTATCCCCGGGGTGTCGCTGTCGACGACCAAGGCTACATCGTGGTCGCCGATTCCGGTAACAACAGGATACAGATATTCAGCCCAGAGGGCGCGTTCCTCAAGTGTTTCGGCGGTTGGGGTAGCGGCGACGGTGAATTCAAAGGCCTAGAGGGTGTTGCTGTCACGTCGACCGGTAATATCGTCGTCTGCGATCGCGAGAATCACCGCGTCCAAGTGTTCTGA
- the LOC114872716 gene encoding RING finger protein nhl-1 isoform X4: MEQFEQLLTCAICLDRYRNPKLLPCQHSFCMEPCMDGLVDYVRRQVKCPECRAEHRIPYQGVQAFPTNVTLQRFLELHIEITGELPDPTSGQTMERCGVCSEKSYCSLCVHCEKKCCPECKDAHMDILRREITRINSQIRRGLHRLQDALALVEKNTLGLQTNCASVGEEVDEIYRRLSKALKDRTEHLRNEVDRYLGTELRGLIQLKENLELEIANIQSNCDLAEAHINENVPWDDSELLDTKELFLRTVEFIRNFEYEAGDYSRRVRFVMAHDPNQLVLHVAGYGELNIKPETGTGGLLGSSSSLAPPGGSPGLMRSKSDHRLASQYRQQEEERLARNRYVPEYEYDAPDYEAPRNKSRYRSRFMRHRDGDDSDGDSRSTVRFTSTPQESSGLRERVLDTEDAARGPLSGIFRLTDSPRVMKKLQEYERAGKRKKEEPAPHPAQQPQPAKPQVQVRKVPTAMARQTSDDDEISRIKKQNKTTAATPATETVEERPPVQTPTPTHQSPRETPAERETEEPARRPMPARRTSTDTHAPATRSASSDSSTGSESSAGSGIRSTGASFTAEEMKQKYLSRAPSSNSTSAASTPPAAAPATTKDSGNASPATRAFQSRFLGTGNRAAPPPPTQAPAARDETGVKKKEEEDDEDEETSSSSEETESETEEESENDAHTSATASSAATPSVQDRQRSESAMARTDIGPLLARSAEARRGSKEDSPSTRFLNKSRSQAAMMANRERERERERERERERERERERERERERERERERERERERERERERERERERDVDTEVESPLSTRSRYAALKERKQRLARSRSSHNFGGDDLDLDEDPPSPTTQSPNAYLAAKYGAGSELARSRSTHALKSREPSPERDRAGTEKDGAALSSWARYLKNKYGNRSAKDKEPSSSTSTIPSSSSSATSRRLSLGLPLRHTGQTSFESSDDDQKNPSGSPTSPTAAPVIPAAAGSSTSNGRRSHYLLKRRQLFKFGMRGSEAGCFTWPRGLAVGPDNTIVVADSSNHRVQVLDCNGNFMKEFGTYGSGEGEFDCLAGVAVNRIGQYIIADRYNHRIQVLDPSGRFLRAFGSQGSADGRFNYPWGITTDALGFIYVCDKENHRVQVFQSDGTFVGKFGSCGSGRGQLEHPHYIAVSNTNRVIVSDGNNHRIQIFDVNGRVLTSFGSEGSDEGQFKYPRGVAVDDQGYIVVADSGNNRIQIFSPEGAFLKCFGGWGSGDGEFKGLEGVAVTSTGNIVVCDRENHRVQVF; encoded by the exons ATGGAGCAGTTCGAGCAACTGCTGACGTGCGCGATATGCCTGGACCGATACAGGAACCCGAAGCTTTTACCATGCCAGCACAGCTTCTGCATGGAACCCTGCATGGATGGCCTCGTTGACTACGTGCGTCGCCAGGTGAAATGTCCAGAATGCCGTGCGGAGCATCGTATACCCTACCAG GGTGTGCAGGCGTTCCCGACCAACGTGACCCTGCAACGATTCCTGGAATTGCACATCGAGATCACGGGAGAACTACCGGACCCGACCAGCGGACAAACGATGGAACGGTGCGGGGTTTGCTCGGAGAAAAGCTACTGCTCCCTCTGCGTCCACTGTGAGAAAAAGTGTTGTCCCGAATGCAAGGACGCTCACATGGACATCCTCAGGCGTGAGATTACGCGCATCAATTCCCAG ATACGCAGAGGGTTGCACAGGTTGCAAGACGCGTTGGCTTTGGTGGAAAAAAACACACTTGGTCTGCAAACAAACTGTGCCTCGGTCGGAGAAGAGGTGGACGAGATTTATCGGAGGCTGAGCAAGGCTTTGAAAGACCGTACGGAACATCTGCGTAACGAGGTCGATCGATACCTGGGCACCGAGCTTAGAGGCCTGATTCAGCTCAAAGAGAATCTCGAATTGGAAATCGCGAATATCCAGAGCAACTGCGATCTGGCGGAGGCTCACATCAATGAAAACGTACCATGGGACGATTCGGAGCTTCTCGATACGAAAGAGCTCTTCCTGCGTACGGTGGAATTCATCAG gaacttcgAGTACGAAGCAGGGGATTACAGTCGGCGAGTACGTTTCGTGATGGCTCACGATCCGAACCAGCTGGTCCTTCACGTAGCGGGATACGGCGAGCTGAATATTAAGCCAGAAACCGGAACCGGAGGACTGTTGGGTAGTTCGAGCAGTTTAGCGCCTCCCGGAGGATCTCCCGGTCTCATGAGGAGCAAAAGCGACCATCGGCTCGCTTCTCAATACCGACAACAAGAGGAGGAACGACTCGCGAGAAACCGATACGTCCCTGAATACGA ATACGATGCCCCGGATTATGAAGCACCGAGGAACAAATCGAGGTACAGGAGTCGATTCATGCGACATCGCGACGGAGACGATTCCGACGGCGACTCGAGGTCGACCGTCAGATTCACGTCGACGCCCCAGGAATCGTCGGGGCTTCGCGAACGTGTCCTGGACACGGAAGACGCGGCACGCGGTCCTTTATCCGGGATCTTCCGTCTCACGGACTCGCCGCGTGTTATGAAGAAGCTTCAAGAGTACGAGCGAGCcgggaaaaggaagaaagaggaaCCAGCTCCTCATCCTGCTCAACAACCGCAACCGGCGAAGCCTCAG GTACAGGTCAGAAAAGTGCCGACTGCGATGGCGAGGCAGACCAGCGACGACGATGAGATCTCGAGGATCAAAAAGCAAAACAAAACCACCGCAGCCACACCTGCGACCGAAACGGTGGAGGAACGACCACCAGTCCAGACACCGACACCCACGCACCAATCCCCGAGGGAAACGCCAGCTGAACGAGAAACCGAAGAACCTGCGCGAAGACCAATGCCCGCGAG GAGAACTTCGACGGATACCCACGCGCCTGCGACGAGAAGCGCTTCATCAGACTCGAGCACCGGCTCCGAAAGCTCCGCAGGATCAGGAATCCGCAGCACGGGCGCGTCGTTCACTGCTGAGGAAATGAAGCAGAAGTATCTGTCGAGGGCACCCTCGTCGAATTCAACATCCGCAGCTTCCACCCCGCCAGCTGCTGCACCGGCTACCACCAAAGACTCCGGCAACGCCTCGCCTGCGACGCGAGCTTTTCAGAGTCGTTTTTTAGGCACAG GTAACCGTGCCGCTCCACCGCCACCCACGCAAGCTCCGGCAGCGCGAGACGAGACCGGtgtaaagaaaaaggaggaagaggaTGACGAGGACGAGGAAACGAGCAGCTCCTCGGAGGAGACGGAGTCCGAGACCGAGGAGGAATCGGAAAACGACGCTCATACCTCAGCCACGGCGTCCTCCGCGGCTACGCCGAGCGTCCAGGATCGTCAGAGAAGCGAATCAGCGATGGCGAGGACAGACATCGGTCCCCTGCTAGCTCGCAGCGCCGAGGCACGTCGCGGTAGCAAAGAGGATTCACCGTCCACCAG GTTCTTGAACAAGAGCAGGAGCCAGGCGGCCATGATGGCGAACCGGGAACGGGAACGGGAACGGGAACGGGAGAGAGAGCGGGAGAGAGAACGGGAGAGAGAACGGGAAAGGGAGAGAGAACGGGAGCGAGAAAGAGAACGCGAACGAGAACGAGAgcgggaaagagaaagagaacggGAGAGAGAACGAGAACGAGACGTGGACACCGAGGTCGAGTCGCCTCTGTCAACGAGGTCACGGTACGCGGCGTTGAAGGAAAGAAAACAACGGCTGGCTCGGTCCAGAAGCTCGCACAACTTCGGCGGCGATGACCTCGACCTCGACGAGGATCCACCCTCCCCGACGACCCAGTCGCCGAACGCTTATTTGGCAGCCAAGTACGGAGCCGGCTCTGAACTGGCCAGAAGTCGGAGCACCCATGCTCTGAAATCGCGTGAGCCAAGCCCGGAACGCGATAGAGCAGGAACCGAGAAGGATGGAGCTGCTCTGAGCTCCTGGGCACGGTACCTGAAGAACAAGTACGGGAATCGTAGCGCCAAAGACAAGGAGCCGTCATCGTCAACCTCGACAATACCATCATCGAG TAGCAGCGCGACCTCGAGAAGGTTATCGCTCGGTCTACCTTTAAGGCACACCGGTCAAACATCCTTCGAATCTTCTGACGACGATCAAAAAAACCCGTCAGGCTCCCCCACGTCCCCTACAGCAGCTCCCGTTATACCCGCGGCAGCAGGTTCCTCCACTAG TAATGGCCGGAGGAGTCACTACTTGCTGAAGCGGCGGCAGCTGTTCAAGTTTGGGATGCGGGGGAGCGAAGCCGGATGCTTTACCTGGCCGAGAGGCCTTGCGGTTGGCCCGGACAACACCATCGTCGTGGCCGACAGCTCTAATCATCGTGTTCAA GTATTGGACTGTAACGGGAACTTCATGAAGGAGTTCGGAACATATGGAAGCGGTGAGGGTGAATTCGATTGCCTCGCCGGGGTGGCCGTGAACAGGATCGGGCAATACATCATCGCGGATCGTTACAACCACCGAATACAGGTTCTCGATCCTTCCGGTCGTTTCCTGAGAGCCTTTGGCTCCCAAGGAAGCGCAGACGGTCGATTTAATTATCCTTGGGGAATCACCACCGATGCTCTTGGATTTATTTATGTGTGCGATAAAGAGAACCATCGCGTCCAG GTGTTTCAATCGGACGGTACGTTCGTGGGCAAATTCGGTTCCTGCGGAAGCGGACGCGGCCAATTGGAGCATCCTCATTACATAGCGGTGAGCAACACGAACCGCGTGATCGTGAGCGACGGGAACAACCACCGTATACAGATTTTCGACGTGAACGGTCGTGTGCTGACCTCCTTCGGATCCGAGGGTTCCGACGAGGGTCAGTTCAAGTATCCCCGGGGTGTCGCTGTCGACGACCAAGGCTACATCGTGGTCGCCGATTCCGGTAACAACAGGATACAGATATTCAGCCCAGAGGGCGCGTTCCTCAAGTGTTTCGGCGGTTGGGGTAGCGGCGACGGTGAATTCAAAGGCCTAGAGGGTGTTGCTGTCACGTCGACCGGTAATATCGTCGTCTGCGATCGCGAGAATCACCGCGTCCAAGTGTTCTGA